The genomic region CGCCGGGCCAGCAACAGCAGGTGAGACTGCAGCTCTCCACCACCCTCCAGGCCATCTACTCCCAGACCCTGCTGCCCCGGGTGGACGGCAAGGGCCGGGTGGTGGGTTACGAGGTGCTGGTCTGCATGCCGGCCATCCGCAGTATCATCCGGGAGGGCAAGACCCACCAGATATTCAGCGTCCTCCAGAGCGGCGGAAAGTTCGGCATGAATACCCTGGATTCATGTCTCAAGGAGCTCTACCAAAAGGGCCTGGTAACCATCGAGGAGGCCATGGCCAAGTCGTCCAATCCCCAGGAGTTTGAAAAATCAGCTATGAAGGCTTTTTAAAATATGGAAATTGCCGAGCTTTTAAAATACATGGCCGAACAGGGAGCCTCCGACATGCAGATCAAGGTGGGCAGCCCGCCCCTGCTGAGGGTCAACGGCGACCTGTCCCCCTGCAAGCTGCCGTCCATCACTCCCGATGACGTCAAGAAACATTTGCTGCCCATCATCACCCCGGCCCAGGCTCAGAAGTTCGGGAAGGAGCTGGAGCTGGATTTTGCCTATAACCTTCCCGGCACCGGACGCTTCCGGGTCAACCTTTTCCAGCAGCGCAACTCCCTGGGTATCGTCTTCCGGCTGATCCCCGAGAAGATCCCCACCATAGACGAACTGGGGTTCCCCCCCATCGTAAAAGAGGTCTCCCTGCGACCCCGCGGCCTGGTGCTGATCACCGGTCCGGCCGGCTGCGGCAAGTCCACCACCCAGGCCGCCATGATAGATTACCGCAACGCCCACGACCCCTGTCATATAATGACCGTGGAGGACCCCATCGAGTTCATCCACACCGACAAAAAGGCCATTGTCAACCAGCGGGAGCTGGGGCGCGACACCCTGACCTTTGCCGACGCCTTAAAATACGTCTTGCGGCAGGATCCCGATGTTATCCTGATCGGCGAGATGCGGGACTTGGAGACCATCTCCCTGGCCATCACTGCGGCCGAGACCGGTCACCTGGTGCTGGCCACCCTTCATACCACCGACGCCGTGCAGACGGTGGACCGCATCATCGATGTCTTCCCCATGCATCAGCAGGGACAGATACGGATGCAGGTGGCTGTGAACTTCGTGGCCGTCATCTCCCAGATACTGGTAAAGAGGGCCGACGGCAGGGGCCGGGTGGCCGCCTTCGAGGTGATGACCGGCTCCGGCGCAGTCCGGAACCTGATCCGGGAGGCCAAGACCTACCAGCTGCAGAGCCTGATCCAGACCAGCATCAAACAGGGGATGACCACCCTCAACATGTCCCTGGCCAACCTGTGCCGCAAGAACATCATCACCTTAGACGAGGCCATGAGCAAGTCCAGCGACCCCGATAATCTGCAGATGGTGTTGAAAAGCCAGTCGGCTTGAAAATTTACCGGAAATACTAACGTAAAAACGGCTGGAGAAAACTCCAGCCGTTTTTCATTTTAGAATTTAGATATTGGGAAAGTATTTTATTTATGGGGTGTACCGTTGCCTCGAACAACAAAACCCTTGCGTTTTCATACGCAAGGGCAAAAATACCGATAAACGTAAAATCTTACTTCTTTTTCTTTTTCCGTTTCTTCAGATTCACACGCTCCTGCTTCAATCGCTCCAGTTCCTCGGCCATCTTCCTTTCCATTTCTTCGATCTTATTCAATTCCTCTAGATCGTCATGGTACGGCTCCGCTTCGGTATCGCTATCGCCAGGTTCGGATTGTTCAACGGTATCAGCCGGCTCGGCTTCTTGCCTGGCGCTATCAGGGTTCGCTTCCGCACTATCATCCTGAGCATATTCGGAGGGATCCAGCCCCAGCTCCCGCAGAAGGCTCAGGGCTTCATCCTCCAAGTCATCCAGGCTGGTGCTTTCCTGCTCATCTGTTTTTCCGGATGCCAGCCGCGGCGGGTCTGATGCTACAGCACCATTGGGCGAATATTCAACAATATCCTGATGAGCCTCCATCTCCAAAAGAAGCCCGTTATCCCCGGAGCCGATGCCGGAGGAAGCATCCACCTCGGCCAGTTCCGCCTCCAACGACGCCAGGTCCTTGAGTAGGGAATCATCCTGAGCATATTCCTCTGGCGGCCCAGCTTGGATCGAAGCAGCTTCCACCACCAACCCGTAATCGACGCCATCCTCTGCTGGTAAGGATTCCCCTCCAGGCACTCTGGGTTCCATCGAATCAGGTTCTGTAATTCGTAATTTGGAGACTGCTTCCAAACCATTTTGGGATCCAGTTTCTGAATCGGCGGATTCGTTCTTTGTCTCTGCTGCGATTTCAGGAACATTCGCCTTTTCACCCTCCACCTCTGAAGCAGACAGATACTCCTGGTCGCCGTCTATTACCTGGGCCATAATGATCTGATCGCCGGATTCAGGCGCTTCGGCTTGAATTGATTCAGCAGTTATTTCCGGTTCTGCTTCTCTCTTTTCCGGGCTGACAGCCGGGGCTTCAGATTCTATATTTTCCGAAAGACTTTCGGGCGTTATTTCTTCAGCCGATAATTCGGTATCTGCTATTTCCGCCGAAGGCCCGTCATTTAATATGATCGGTTCCTCAAAATCGTCGGTTATTTCTGCTTCGGTGGGCTTCTCCGGCGGTTCGACAGTTTCAGCCTCTTTATCTATATCTAACACTTCCGACAGTTCTTCAGGCCCGGTTATTTCCGGCAATTCATCTTCGACGAGTTCCGGCACCTCCACCGGTTTCTCGGCCTCGGTAGCTTCCGGCAATTCTTTTTTGAGAGACTCCTCCTTTACCAGTTCCTCCGCCTCTTCGCTCCACTGCATCTCTATTACAGCCTGGCCTTGGTTAAAGACATTCTCCCAGCGCTTCTGTTCGGCCTGCTGAGCCTGAAGAAAAGCCTGTTGTGCGGCGTCCACCAGGTTATGCCGCTGGTAAAGAAAACCCAGATTGTAGCACAGTTCCGGATTGTCCGGTTCCAGGTCTATGGCCTTTTTACAGTACCTTTCGGCCTCAGCCAGCCGGCCGTTGAACATGCCCAGAGCCAGCCCCAGCTGGCTGTAAAAGTGGCTCTTCTCGGGATCGATTTTTATGGCTTTGGTAAAGAAATCGACCGCCTCCTGAAATCTCTTCTGATCAATGGCATTCAGTCCGGATTGATACTTC from Candidatus Edwardsbacteria bacterium harbors:
- a CDS encoding type IV pilus twitching motility protein PilT, translated to MEIAELLKYMAEQGASDMQIKVGSPPLLRVNGDLSPCKLPSITPDDVKKHLLPIITPAQAQKFGKELELDFAYNLPGTGRFRVNLFQQRNSLGIVFRLIPEKIPTIDELGFPPIVKEVSLRPRGLVLITGPAGCGKSTTQAAMIDYRNAHDPCHIMTVEDPIEFIHTDKKAIVNQRELGRDTLTFADALKYVLRQDPDVILIGEMRDLETISLAITAAETGHLVLATLHTTDAVQTVDRIIDVFPMHQQGQIRMQVAVNFVAVISQILVKRADGRGRVAAFEVMTGSGAVRNLIREAKTYQLQSLIQTSIKQGMTTLNMSLANLCRKNIITLDEAMSKSSDPDNLQMVLKSQSA
- a CDS encoding DnaJ domain-containing protein; the encoded protein is MNDYYSLLGVRREASTSEITATYRNILREKFQKAGYSSLFSDVTQAYRTLANPEKRKDYDLLLQKVVGKYLVQNPNNPTPAEKKYQSGLNAIDQKRFQEAVDFFTKAIKIDPEKSHFYSQLGLALGMFNGRLAEAERYCKKAIDLEPDNPELCYNLGFLYQRHNLVDAAQQAFLQAQQAEQKRWENVFNQGQAVIEMQWSEEAEELVKEESLKKELPEATEAEKPVEVPELVEDELPEITGPEELSEVLDIDKEAETVEPPEKPTEAEITDDFEEPIILNDGPSAEIADTELSAEEITPESLSENIESEAPAVSPEKREAEPEITAESIQAEAPESGDQIIMAQVIDGDQEYLSASEVEGEKANVPEIAAETKNESADSETGSQNGLEAVSKLRITEPDSMEPRVPGGESLPAEDGVDYGLVVEAASIQAGPPEEYAQDDSLLKDLASLEAELAEVDASSGIGSGDNGLLLEMEAHQDIVEYSPNGAVASDPPRLASGKTDEQESTSLDDLEDEALSLLRELGLDPSEYAQDDSAEANPDSARQEAEPADTVEQSEPGDSDTEAEPYHDDLEELNKIEEMERKMAEELERLKQERVNLKKRKKKKK
- a CDS encoding type IV pili twitching motility protein PilT, which produces PGQQQQVRLQLSTTLQAIYSQTLLPRVDGKGRVVGYEVLVCMPAIRSIIREGKTHQIFSVLQSGGKFGMNTLDSCLKELYQKGLVTIEEAMAKSSNPQEFEKSAMKAF